A region of Bradyrhizobium sp. SZCCHNS1050 DNA encodes the following proteins:
- a CDS encoding DUF917 domain-containing protein, translating into MSAAGMKTISLDDIEALAVGAWILGTGGGGSPYLGLLNLRRLYAEGHRAQMISPLDLADDDWVAVVSNMGAPLVGQERLADSRSIARAVRMQEEINGITFRAVMSVEIGGGNGMQALMAAAHLNIPVVDADCMGRAFPEAQMTSVAIGDLKPYPCTLYDPRGIEAVVTKVPSWKWMERASRKICVEMGSIASTSKAPRTGREVKDWGIHFTTTKAIAIGRAVEAANRSHQDPIAAILDCEGGQRLFSGKIVDVERRTTEGFLRGSAVVEGSDDDRGTRLKLSFQNEWIVAWRDGEAIAMSPDLICVLDSVNGHGIGTETARYGQRVTVIALPAPAVLTSPRGLEFVGPRAFGYDLDFRSLFATPGAP; encoded by the coding sequence GTGAGCGCAGCCGGCATGAAGACGATCAGCCTCGACGACATCGAGGCGCTCGCGGTCGGCGCCTGGATCCTCGGCACCGGCGGCGGCGGCAGTCCCTATCTCGGCCTGCTCAACCTGCGCCGGCTCTATGCGGAGGGGCATCGCGCGCAGATGATATCGCCGCTCGACCTCGCCGACGACGACTGGGTCGCGGTGGTCTCCAACATGGGCGCCCCCTTGGTCGGGCAGGAACGGCTGGCCGACAGCCGCAGCATCGCGCGTGCGGTGCGCATGCAGGAGGAGATCAACGGCATCACATTTCGCGCCGTGATGTCGGTCGAGATCGGCGGCGGCAACGGCATGCAGGCGCTGATGGCGGCGGCGCATCTGAACATCCCCGTGGTCGACGCCGACTGCATGGGCCGTGCCTTTCCCGAGGCACAGATGACGTCGGTCGCGATCGGCGACCTCAAGCCCTATCCCTGCACGCTCTACGATCCGCGCGGCATCGAGGCCGTCGTGACCAAGGTGCCGAGCTGGAAGTGGATGGAGCGCGCCAGCCGCAAGATCTGCGTCGAGATGGGCTCGATCGCCTCGACCAGCAAGGCGCCGCGCACGGGCCGCGAGGTCAAGGACTGGGGCATCCATTTCACGACCACCAAGGCGATCGCGATCGGCCGTGCGGTCGAGGCAGCGAACCGGAGCCACCAGGATCCGATCGCGGCGATCCTCGATTGCGAGGGCGGCCAGCGGCTGTTCAGCGGCAAGATCGTCGACGTCGAGCGCCGCACCACCGAGGGCTTTCTGCGCGGCAGCGCCGTCGTGGAGGGCAGCGACGACGATCGCGGCACCCGGCTCAAGCTGTCGTTCCAGAACGAATGGATCGTGGCTTGGCGCGATGGCGAAGCCATCGCGATGTCGCCAGACCTGATCTGCGTGCTCGACAGCGTCAACGGCCACGGCATCGGCACCGAGACGGCGCGCTACGGCCAGCGCGTCACCGTGATCGCGCTGCCCGCGCCCGCCGTATTGACCAGCCCGCGCGGGCTCGAATTCGTCGGCCCCCGCGCCTTCGGTTACGACCTCGATTTCCGGTCGCTGTTTGCGACCCCTGGAGCTCCCTGA
- a CDS encoding ABC transporter ATP-binding protein translates to MSAAIEIAAVSKIYDGGVRAVDAVAVNIRPGEFFSLLGPSGCGKTTTLRMIAGFDSPSAGEIRLDGADITHVPAHKRDMAMVFQNYALFPHRTVAENVAFGLRMRKIDKATIAAKVKAALAMVELGGLENRRPAQLSGGQQQRVALARAIVISPRVLLCDEPLGALDKKLRQQMQFELKRLQKTLGLTLVFVTHDQEEALAMSDRIAVMNAGRVEQIGTPLEIYDQPRTRFVADFIGDTNIFRGQRVTLDKGVGIAVGNGLVLSLADTVAAAEAEVLSVALRPEKISVSPAEVADAKRTGMSARGTVESTNFLGGAVLYRIALESGQHVLAQQPNSGAGPLHAPGQTVTLDWRPADLVILED, encoded by the coding sequence ATGAGCGCTGCCATCGAGATCGCCGCGGTCAGCAAGATCTATGACGGCGGCGTACGCGCAGTCGACGCGGTTGCCGTGAACATCAGGCCTGGCGAGTTCTTTTCGCTGCTCGGCCCGTCCGGCTGCGGCAAGACCACCACCCTGCGCATGATCGCCGGCTTCGACAGCCCAAGCGCCGGCGAGATCCGCCTCGACGGCGCCGACATCACCCACGTGCCGGCGCACAAGCGCGACATGGCGATGGTGTTCCAGAACTACGCCCTGTTCCCGCACCGGACCGTGGCCGAGAACGTCGCCTTCGGCCTGCGCATGCGCAAGATCGACAAGGCGACGATTGCCGCGAAGGTGAAGGCAGCGCTGGCGATGGTTGAACTCGGAGGCCTGGAGAACCGCAGGCCGGCGCAACTGTCCGGCGGCCAGCAGCAGCGCGTCGCGCTCGCCCGCGCCATCGTCATCTCGCCCCGCGTGCTGCTCTGCGACGAGCCGCTCGGCGCGCTCGACAAGAAATTGCGCCAGCAGATGCAGTTCGAACTCAAGCGGCTGCAGAAGACGCTTGGCCTCACCCTCGTGTTCGTCACCCACGACCAGGAGGAGGCGCTGGCCATGTCGGACCGCATCGCGGTCATGAACGCCGGCCGCGTCGAGCAGATCGGCACCCCGCTCGAGATCTACGATCAGCCGCGGACGCGTTTCGTTGCCGATTTCATCGGCGACACCAACATTTTTCGTGGTCAGCGCGTGACCTTGGACAAGGGCGTCGGGATAGCCGTCGGCAACGGTCTGGTACTGTCCCTGGCGGACACAGTTGCAGCAGCCGAGGCCGAGGTTCTGTCGGTCGCGCTGCGGCCGGAGAAGATCTCGGTATCGCCAGCCGAGGTGGCCGATGCCAAGCGGACAGGCATGTCCGCGCGCGGCACCGTCGAGAGCACCAATTTCCTCGGCGGCGCGGTGCTGTACCGCATCGCCCTGGAGAGCGGACAGCACGTGCTGGCGCAACAGCCGAATTCCGGAGCTGGTCCTCTCCATGCGCCGGGTCAAACGGTCACGCTCGACTGGCGTCCGGCCGATCTCGTCATCCTCGAGGATTGA
- a CDS encoding extracellular solute-binding protein has product MTASSRRFPLSRRRLLTAAASLGAGVVAAPFVARADEPVLNVTGWGGKWGDVMKAEIGPAFESEFKCKLKTDTALPFLPKLQASSRSAPIYDVLHTNSNEQWAAVEMGLVEPKVDPKLVPNIADVYPYAVSDKIVGVCIFTSAIGLGMRTDKGYGSVTSWKDYWDAKFNGARGGYVIPANSLGQAFVMMCGALYGKGQTDLDAAYAALEKLKPIKLVDFTGAMEKLILSGEVGLGILHDSGIYRYDGQNQPVDFVTPNEGVLSLEQVLSITPGSKVKDLANAYINYMLRPEVQKRLAETVWYSPANKKVKLDSKYDAKLLTTPEKVGKLIQVDWKWYNARKDEIDSRVNRIFRA; this is encoded by the coding sequence ATGACCGCCTCATCGCGTCGTTTTCCCCTGAGCCGCCGCCGCCTGCTGACCGCGGCTGCGTCGCTCGGCGCCGGCGTTGTCGCTGCTCCCTTTGTCGCGCGTGCGGACGAGCCCGTTCTCAACGTCACCGGCTGGGGCGGCAAATGGGGTGACGTGATGAAGGCCGAGATCGGCCCGGCCTTCGAAAGCGAGTTCAAGTGCAAGCTCAAGACCGACACCGCGCTGCCATTCCTGCCGAAGCTGCAGGCGAGTTCGCGCTCGGCTCCCATCTACGACGTGCTGCACACCAACTCCAACGAGCAGTGGGCGGCCGTGGAGATGGGTCTCGTCGAGCCCAAGGTCGACCCCAAGCTGGTTCCGAACATTGCCGACGTCTACCCTTACGCCGTCAGCGACAAGATCGTCGGCGTCTGCATCTTCACCAGCGCCATCGGGCTCGGCATGCGCACCGACAAGGGCTATGGGAGCGTCACGTCGTGGAAAGACTACTGGGATGCGAAATTCAACGGCGCGCGCGGCGGCTATGTGATCCCTGCCAATAGCCTTGGACAGGCGTTCGTGATGATGTGCGGCGCCCTGTATGGCAAGGGCCAGACCGACCTCGACGCCGCCTATGCAGCGCTGGAGAAGCTGAAGCCGATCAAGCTGGTCGACTTCACCGGCGCGATGGAGAAGCTGATCCTGTCCGGTGAGGTCGGCCTCGGCATCCTGCATGATTCCGGCATCTATCGTTACGACGGCCAGAACCAGCCGGTCGACTTCGTCACGCCAAACGAGGGCGTGCTGTCGCTCGAGCAAGTGCTGAGCATCACGCCTGGCAGCAAGGTGAAGGATCTCGCCAACGCCTATATCAACTACATGCTGCGCCCCGAGGTTCAAAAGCGCCTCGCTGAGACCGTCTGGTATTCGCCGGCCAACAAGAAGGTCAAGCTCGACTCCAAGTATGACGCCAAGCTGCTGACGACGCCGGAGAAGGTCGGCAAGCTGATCCAGGTCGACTGGAAGTGGTACAACGCACGGAAGGACGAGATCGACAGCCGGGTCAACCGGATATTCCGCGCATGA
- a CDS encoding ABC transporter permease: MTSLAPGSRPPLAAPIGLAATPALRSKARPLRWGRRLYLAANTAILVFLLAPIAIVIVFALNPTPFIQFPPVGISFRWFEKFFASGDFMHALLFSIEVAAMTTVAATVLGASAALAIARGNLPGSRLIVATMLSPLMLPAILTGLALFQSYVLLDVGRPVWGLVAGHTLVTIPYVVRTTLAVLHNFDVRLEEAAQNLGASPTRTFFEITLPLVKPGVLAGAIFAFIVSFDQFPVSLFLVAPGSETLPITLFNYLKFDLDGTIGAASVVSILLAFIVVIALDRTVGLRSYVKL; this comes from the coding sequence ATGACGAGCCTTGCTCCGGGATCGCGGCCGCCGCTCGCTGCGCCAATCGGTCTGGCGGCCACACCTGCCCTTCGCAGCAAGGCGCGGCCGCTCCGGTGGGGCCGCAGGCTCTATCTCGCCGCCAACACCGCCATCCTCGTCTTCCTGCTGGCGCCGATTGCGATCGTGATCGTGTTCGCGCTCAACCCGACGCCTTTCATCCAGTTTCCACCAGTCGGCATCTCCTTTCGCTGGTTCGAGAAATTCTTCGCCTCGGGCGACTTCATGCACGCGCTGCTGTTCAGCATCGAAGTCGCGGCCATGACCACGGTCGCGGCCACCGTGCTGGGCGCCTCGGCCGCGCTGGCGATCGCCCGCGGCAACCTGCCAGGCTCCCGGCTGATCGTGGCGACCATGCTGTCGCCGCTCATGCTGCCGGCGATCCTGACCGGTCTTGCGCTGTTCCAGTCCTACGTACTGCTCGACGTCGGACGCCCGGTGTGGGGGCTGGTGGCTGGTCACACGCTGGTGACGATTCCCTACGTGGTGCGGACCACGCTCGCCGTGCTGCACAATTTCGATGTCAGGTTGGAGGAAGCCGCGCAGAATCTCGGCGCCAGCCCCACCCGGACCTTCTTCGAGATCACGCTGCCGCTGGTGAAGCCCGGCGTTCTGGCAGGCGCGATCTTTGCTTTCATCGTCTCGTTCGACCAGTTTCCGGTGTCGCTGTTCCTGGTCGCGCCGGGCAGCGAGACCTTGCCGATCACGCTGTTCAACTATCTGAAGTTCGATCTCGACGGCACCATCGGCGCGGCCTCGGTGGTCTCGATCCTGCTCGCCTTCATCGTCGTCATCGCGCTCGACCGCACCGTAGGTCTTCGCTCCTACGTCAAACTCTAA
- a CDS encoding ABC transporter permease: protein MTSSSAPRVNSLALLILPSALLFALFFFLPIGLMAVMSVLTGNPVVMPNVALTARHYARMGDDGYYLEVIWTTIRIGLWTTLAALVIGYPLAHWMARIKSRTGHALLLMAVLAPMLTGIVVRTFAWMTLLSDKGVINQILASLGLVTRPLQLMYNETGIIIGLVHIYVPFMVLTLTGVIGRIDERLEQAAENLGASPWRAFLEVTLPLSLPGILAGSLLVFALAISAYVTPILLGGFQVMTLPILIYQQISANFNVGFAAALGMVLLIISLSLVIAYNHVLGLVSGQRELQ from the coding sequence ATGACGAGCAGCAGCGCGCCGCGCGTCAACAGCCTGGCGCTGTTGATCCTGCCGAGCGCGCTGCTGTTTGCGTTGTTCTTCTTTCTGCCGATCGGATTGATGGCGGTGATGAGCGTCCTGACCGGCAACCCCGTGGTCATGCCGAACGTCGCCCTCACAGCCAGGCACTATGCCCGCATGGGCGATGACGGCTACTATCTCGAGGTGATCTGGACCACGATCCGGATCGGCCTCTGGACGACGCTCGCCGCGCTCGTGATCGGCTACCCGCTCGCGCATTGGATGGCGCGTATCAAGAGCCGCACCGGCCATGCGCTGCTGCTGATGGCCGTGCTGGCGCCGATGCTGACCGGCATCGTGGTGCGTACCTTCGCCTGGATGACGCTGCTGTCCGACAAGGGTGTCATCAACCAGATCCTGGCGTCGCTCGGGCTGGTCACAAGGCCGTTGCAGCTGATGTACAATGAGACCGGCATCATCATCGGCCTGGTCCACATCTATGTGCCTTTCATGGTGCTGACGCTCACCGGCGTGATCGGCCGCATCGACGAGCGGCTGGAGCAGGCGGCGGAGAATCTCGGCGCCAGCCCATGGCGCGCATTTCTCGAGGTCACCCTGCCGCTCAGCCTGCCCGGCATCCTCGCCGGCTCGCTGCTCGTCTTCGCGCTCGCGATCAGCGCCTATGTCACCCCGATCCTGCTCGGCGGCTTCCAGGTCATGACCTTGCCGATCCTGATCTACCAGCAGATCTCCGCCAACTTCAACGTCGGCTTCGCGGCTGCGCTCGGCATGGTGCTGCTCATCATTTCGCTCTCGCTCGTCATCGCGTATAATCACGTGCTCGGCCTCGTTTCGGGCCAGCGCGAGCTGCAATGA
- a CDS encoding IclR family transcriptional regulator, with product MSALTNAIDILRCFSTARPDLSFADVQVLTGKPKSSTSRLLRSLRDCGLLEQDPHSRRYRPGLLTFELGRLHRAHDDLIATAERELRDVCARTGHTGYIAVLDGYQQVVLRIVPGSNPLRVVNPPGQRTPAIITSNGRAMLARLTDQEIRTRVPLDYPKVPANSPQNFTELMARLNEIRRTGISDAADEAIEGVGSQGFALTSGESGELIGIAVSYSVQATTEIERANVRRELGSMAAKLRRMTGDPLGQTIEQLAGLAS from the coding sequence ATGAGCGCTCTGACCAACGCCATCGACATCCTGCGCTGCTTCTCGACCGCGCGGCCCGACCTCTCCTTTGCCGACGTCCAGGTCCTGACCGGCAAACCGAAAAGCTCGACCTCCCGCCTGCTCCGCTCGCTGCGCGATTGCGGCCTGCTCGAGCAGGATCCGCACAGCCGCCGCTACCGGCCGGGCCTGCTCACCTTCGAGCTCGGGCGGCTGCACCGGGCCCATGACGACCTGATCGCCACCGCCGAGCGCGAGCTGCGCGATGTCTGCGCGCGCACCGGCCACACCGGCTACATCGCCGTGCTCGACGGCTATCAGCAGGTGGTGCTGCGCATCGTGCCCGGCTCCAACCCGCTGCGCGTCGTCAACCCGCCGGGCCAGCGCACGCCGGCCATCATCACCTCGAACGGCCGCGCCATGCTGGCGCGTCTGACAGACCAGGAGATCCGGACGCGCGTGCCGCTCGACTACCCGAAGGTCCCGGCCAACTCGCCGCAGAACTTCACCGAGCTGATGGCGCGGCTGAACGAGATCCGCCGGACCGGCATCTCGGACGCCGCCGACGAGGCCATCGAGGGCGTCGGCTCGCAGGGCTTTGCGCTGACGAGCGGCGAGAGCGGTGAGCTGATCGGCATCGCCGTCTCCTACTCGGTCCAGGCCACCACCGAGATCGAGCGTGCCAATGTCCGCCGCGAGCTCGGCAGCATGGCCGCAAAGCTGCGGCGCATGACCGGCGATCCGCTCGGCCAGACCATCGAGCAATTGGCCGGACTGGCCTCCTGA
- a CDS encoding molybdopterin cofactor-binding domain-containing protein, which yields MNDRLTKDADMPRGRLVVERPIAGNDGQFETFIRITAAGEVSAFNGHVDLGTGIRTALGQIVAEELDVSFARVVVVLGDTAVVPNQGATIASETIQITAVPLRKAAAQARAFLLARAATQLDLDVQDLMVEDGLVRGPNNRVLSYGELIGDETIRLELADDILVKSVNDYQVVGRSVPRVDLPAKATGELTYVHDVRVPGMLHGRVVRPPYAGVDAGPFIGTSLLGVDRESVRDVPGLVDVVVIGDFIGVVAEREENAIRAAERLEVNWKPVPTLRDLDDVENALRANPSAPRRLLDKGDVDAAIAGAAKPMRRTYLWPYQMHGSIGPSCAVADYRDGQIRIYSGTQNPHLLRGDLAKLIDRPEHQIELIRLEAAGCYGRNCADDVTADALLLSRAVGRPVRVQLSREQEHLWEPKGTAQLMDVNGGLNADGSVAAYEFATRYPSNGAPTLALLLTGRIGPEPAVFEMGDRTAIPPYDYEHMRVTAHDMPPIVRASWIRGVSALPNTFAHESYIDELAAEAGVDPIEYRLRYLKDERARDLVNAVAERAGWTPRPVREEKTPENGVVHGRGFAYALYVHSKFPGYGAAWSAWIADVAVNTTTGDVSVTRVIAGQDSGLMINPDGVRHQIEGNVIQSTSRALMEEIPFTRGKVAAREWGAYPIITFPDVPEIDVLMLPRPDQPPLGVGESASVPSAAAIANAIYDATGVRFREPPFTPERILKGLRGERAETPAPQSLPAPERPATTWPKPFAKRGGVIATAVAACAAAIGVATAVLPWRAIAPITRPDPSVYSAATIARGEALAALGNCAVCHTADGGLINAGGRALETPFGTLFSTNITPDVETGIGAWSYPAFERAMREGVHRDGRQLYPAFPYTHFARTDDADLQALYAYLMAQAPVRQQAPDNALRFPFNLRPLVAGWNALFHDTQPFRPDPTQSEQWNRGFYLVESLGHCSACHSPRNALGAEQRNAHLAGGFADGWEAPALTALSTAPIPWTEDELYTYLRSGQSRFHGVAAGPMAPIVKDLATLPDADVRAMAIYLASFQTPSPEAAKLEAMAAELEARTKATSTASPAARLYLGACAVCHEVGGLPLFGSRPSLALNSNLHSATPDNLIQVILHGIMKPVSSDLGYMPAFKDHLSDVQIAELVAYLRQQFAPDKPAWTGVDAAVGRIRSTVAQ from the coding sequence ATGAACGATCGCCTCACCAAGGACGCCGACATGCCTCGCGGCCGGCTGGTCGTCGAACGTCCCATCGCCGGCAACGATGGCCAGTTCGAAACCTTCATCCGGATCACGGCGGCAGGCGAGGTCTCCGCCTTCAACGGCCATGTCGATCTCGGCACCGGCATCCGCACCGCGCTGGGACAGATCGTCGCAGAAGAGCTCGACGTCTCCTTCGCTCGGGTCGTGGTCGTGCTCGGGGACACCGCGGTCGTGCCGAACCAGGGCGCGACCATCGCCAGCGAGACAATCCAGATCACCGCCGTGCCCCTGCGCAAGGCGGCGGCGCAGGCGCGCGCCTTCCTCTTGGCGCGGGCGGCGACGCAGCTCGACCTCGACGTTCAGGACTTGATGGTCGAGGATGGACTGGTCCGCGGGCCCAACAACCGCGTCCTCAGCTATGGCGAGCTGATCGGCGATGAGACGATCCGCCTCGAGCTCGCCGACGATATCCTCGTCAAGTCGGTGAACGACTATCAGGTCGTCGGCCGCTCGGTGCCGCGCGTCGACCTGCCGGCGAAGGCGACCGGTGAGCTCACTTACGTGCATGACGTTCGCGTCCCCGGCATGCTGCACGGCCGCGTCGTGCGTCCGCCCTATGCCGGCGTCGATGCCGGCCCCTTCATCGGAACCAGCCTTCTTGGCGTCGACAGGGAGTCAGTGCGCGATGTCCCTGGCCTAGTCGACGTCGTCGTCATCGGCGACTTCATCGGCGTCGTCGCCGAGCGCGAGGAGAATGCGATCCGTGCCGCCGAGCGCCTCGAGGTGAATTGGAAGCCGGTGCCGACCCTGCGCGACCTCGATGATGTCGAGAACGCGCTGCGCGCCAATCCGTCCGCTCCGCGACGGCTGCTCGACAAGGGCGATGTCGATGCCGCCATCGCCGGCGCCGCCAAGCCGATGCGGAGGACCTATCTCTGGCCCTACCAGATGCACGGCTCGATCGGACCGTCCTGCGCGGTGGCCGACTATCGCGACGGGCAGATCCGCATTTATTCCGGCACGCAGAATCCTCATCTCCTGCGCGGCGATCTCGCCAAGCTGATCGACCGTCCCGAGCACCAGATCGAGCTGATCCGCCTCGAGGCCGCCGGCTGCTACGGCCGCAACTGCGCCGACGACGTCACGGCCGATGCGCTGCTGCTGTCGCGTGCGGTCGGCCGCCCGGTGCGGGTGCAATTGTCGCGCGAGCAAGAGCATCTGTGGGAGCCCAAGGGCACCGCGCAGCTGATGGACGTCAATGGCGGCCTCAATGCCGACGGCTCGGTCGCGGCCTATGAGTTCGCCACGCGCTATCCCTCGAACGGCGCACCGACGCTGGCGCTGCTGCTGACCGGGCGCATCGGGCCGGAGCCTGCGGTGTTCGAGATGGGCGACCGCACCGCGATCCCGCCTTACGACTATGAGCACATGCGCGTCACGGCGCATGACATGCCGCCGATCGTGCGTGCGTCCTGGATCCGCGGTGTCTCGGCGCTGCCCAACACCTTCGCGCACGAGTCCTACATCGACGAGCTCGCCGCCGAGGCCGGCGTCGACCCGATCGAATACCGGCTGCGCTATCTGAAGGACGAGCGCGCACGTGATCTCGTGAACGCCGTGGCCGAGCGCGCCGGCTGGACGCCGCGCCCCGTGCGGGAGGAGAAGACGCCCGAGAACGGCGTCGTCCATGGCCGCGGCTTCGCCTACGCGCTCTACGTCCACAGCAAGTTTCCCGGCTACGGCGCGGCATGGTCGGCGTGGATCGCCGATGTCGCCGTGAATACGACCACCGGCGATGTCAGCGTCACGCGGGTCATTGCAGGCCAGGACTCCGGCCTGATGATCAATCCCGACGGGGTACGCCACCAGATCGAAGGCAACGTCATCCAATCCACCAGCCGTGCGCTGATGGAGGAGATTCCCTTCACGCGCGGCAAGGTCGCGGCACGGGAATGGGGCGCCTATCCGATCATCACCTTCCCCGACGTGCCTGAGATCGACGTGCTGATGCTGCCGCGGCCGGATCAGCCGCCGCTCGGCGTCGGCGAGTCCGCGTCCGTGCCCAGCGCCGCCGCGATCGCCAATGCGATCTACGACGCCACCGGCGTCCGCTTCCGCGAGCCGCCATTCACGCCGGAGCGCATCCTGAAAGGCCTGCGCGGCGAACGGGCGGAGACGCCGGCGCCGCAGTCGCTGCCCGCCCCCGAAAGACCGGCGACCACGTGGCCCAAGCCCTTTGCCAAGCGGGGCGGCGTGATCGCCACCGCCGTCGCGGCCTGCGCCGCGGCGATCGGCGTCGCCACCGCCGTGTTGCCCTGGCGCGCCATCGCGCCGATCACGCGCCCCGATCCCTCGGTCTATTCCGCAGCGACGATCGCGCGCGGCGAGGCGCTCGCGGCGCTCGGCAATTGCGCTGTCTGCCATACCGCGGATGGCGGCCTGATCAATGCCGGCGGCCGCGCACTGGAGACGCCGTTCGGCACGCTGTTCAGCACCAACATCACGCCCGACGTCGAGACCGGCATCGGCGCCTGGTCCTATCCCGCCTTCGAGCGCGCGATGCGCGAGGGCGTGCATCGCGACGGCCGGCAGCTCTATCCGGCGTTTCCCTACACGCATTTCGCGCGAACCGATGATGCCGACCTGCAGGCGCTCTACGCCTACCTGATGGCACAGGCGCCAGTGAGACAGCAGGCGCCTGACAACGCGCTGCGCTTCCCATTCAACCTGCGGCCGCTGGTCGCCGGATGGAACGCTCTGTTTCACGACACGCAGCCGTTCCGGCCCGATCCGACACAATCGGAGCAGTGGAATCGCGGCTTCTATCTCGTCGAAAGCCTCGGCCATTGCAGCGCCTGTCACTCGCCGCGCAACGCGCTCGGCGCCGAGCAGCGCAACGCACATCTGGCTGGCGGCTTCGCCGATGGCTGGGAAGCCCCTGCGCTGACCGCGCTCTCGACTGCCCCGATCCCGTGGACCGAGGACGAGCTCTACACTTATCTGCGCTCGGGGCAATCGCGCTTCCATGGTGTCGCGGCCGGTCCGATGGCGCCGATCGTGAAGGATCTCGCGACGCTGCCCGACGCGGACGTTCGGGCCATGGCGATCTATCTCGCCTCGTTCCAGACGCCCTCGCCCGAGGCAGCGAAGCTGGAGGCGATGGCCGCGGAGTTGGAAGCGCGCACCAAGGCGACCTCGACGGCGTCTCCGGCGGCACGGCTCTATCTCGGCGCCTGCGCGGTCTGTCACGAGGTGGGCGGCCTGCCGCTGTTCGGCAGTCGGCCCTCGCTGGCGCTGAACAGCAACCTGCACAGCGCCACACCCGACAATCTGATCCAGGTGATCCTGCACGGGATCATGAAGCCGGTCTCGTCCGATCTCGGCTACATGCCGGCGTTCAAGGACCATCTCAGTGACGTCCAGATCGCCGAACTCGTCGCCTATCTTCGTCAGCAGTTTGCTCCGGACAAGCCGGCCTGGACGGGCGTAGACGCCGCCGTCGGTCGCATCAGGTCCACCGTGGCGCAGTGA
- a CDS encoding (2Fe-2S)-binding protein — translation MTPATIRLTVNGRTHDVAAAPDTPLLHVLRNDLALNGPKYGCGLGECGACTVLIDGRAARSCVIPVEGCIGRDVTTLEGLGSREAPDPVQQAFIAEQAAQCGYCLNGMIMTTKALLAIKPDPSPDEIKQALRYNLCRCGAHVEILRAAMRAAGHTLEALD, via the coding sequence ATGACGCCAGCAACGATTCGGCTGACCGTGAACGGACGGACACATGACGTCGCCGCCGCGCCGGACACGCCCCTGCTCCATGTGCTGCGCAACGACCTCGCTCTGAACGGTCCGAAGTACGGCTGCGGCCTGGGGGAATGCGGCGCCTGCACCGTACTGATCGACGGCCGCGCCGCCCGCTCCTGCGTCATTCCGGTGGAAGGCTGCATCGGCCGCGACGTCACCACGCTGGAAGGACTGGGCTCGCGCGAGGCGCCCGATCCGGTGCAGCAGGCCTTCATCGCCGAGCAGGCCGCGCAATGCGGCTACTGCCTCAACGGCATGATCATGACGACCAAGGCGCTGCTGGCGATCAAGCCCGATCCGTCACCCGACGAGATCAAGCAAGCGCTGCGCTACAATCTCTGCCGCTGCGGCGCGCATGTCGAAATCCTCCGCGCGGCGATGCGCGCGGCCGGCCACACGCTCGAGGCGCTGGACTGA